DNA sequence from the Puniceicoccaceae bacterium genome:
CCTGCCTGGCCAATTTTTCCAGCTTCACCGGGTTGCGCCCCACAAGAATGGGATCGGGCATGATGAATTCGGTCGGGCTGACGCGAACACCGCCCTGCTTGATGATGGCGACAATGGAGCGCATCAGGTGCTGGTTGGTGCCCATGCGCCCGGTTACGCCGTTCATGATGATGCCTACTTTGTGTACTTTCATAGTCTGAATTCCTGTCAATTGAAGCAATGTTGGTTGGTAAAATCCTCTTTTAGGGTCGATTCGCCTGAATTAGCTATGCTTCAGGTAGCCTTCGCGAATCCTGTCGAGATACTGTTGCTGATCCGCAGCCCACCAGTGTGATGAAAAGATCTCGACTTCATTGAAGCCTTTGAAGCCAGTGGCCTCCACCCAGGCTCTGATTTGGCGCACCGGGATGCAGCCCTCCCCCATGATTCCGCGATCCAGCAGCATGTCAGTGGTCGGGCATTTCCAGTCACAAATGTGGAAGGCGAACAAGTTTCCACCACCGCCACAGCGGTAGATCTCCTGCTCCAGTCGGTCATCCATCCACAGGTGATACACATCCACCGCCACTCCGATGAAATCGTGGTTCAGCGATTCTGCCATGTCGTTCGCCTGCGCAAGCGTCGTCACCGCACTTCGGTCCCCCGCATACATGGGATGCAGCGGTTCGATCGCCAGCTTTACGCCAGCGGCTTGCGCATGTTCCAGACAGGCCGCGATGCCATCGCGGATCTGTTTGCGCGCCTCTACCAGCGGGATGCCGGGCACCGCCCCCACCACCAGCACGATCAGCGGTGCACCGATGGCTGCTGCCTCATCGATAATGGCCTTGTTTTCATCAATCGCCTTTTGACGGTCTGCGAGTGTGTGCGCAGGGAAAAACCCTCCCCGACACAGGGAGACCACTTCGAGACCTGAGTCGTCGAGAATCTGCTTGCTCTCCGCTAGTGGACGTCCCTCCAATGCATTGCGCCACACCGTGATGCCGCCCGCT
Encoded proteins:
- a CDS encoding sugar phosphate isomerase/epimerase family protein produces the protein MNATPIHDTSRLCIHTQTTKPLSLEACCQGFSRIGAGGITVWRNALEGRPLAESKQILDDSGLEVVSLCRGGFFPAHTLADRQKAIDENKAIIDEAAAIGAPLIVLVVGAVPGIPLVEARKQIRDGIAACLEHAQAAGVKLAIEPLHPMYAGDRSAVTTLAQANDMAESLNHDFIGVAVDVYHLWMDDRLEQEIYRCGGGGNLFAFHICDWKCPTTDMLLDRGIMGEGCIPVRQIRAWVEATGFKGFNEVEIFSSHWWAADQQQYLDRIREGYLKHS